In one window of Lewinellaceae bacterium DNA:
- a CDS encoding long-chain fatty acid--CoA ligase has translation MKASSRLFDLLYQQKERFPLELCMGEKVEGKWTFYSTEQVILKAESLASGMIAAGWPAGSRIGIVTYQNCPAWTITDLAIQMAGMVSIPLYPTISPREYAYILKEAEVIAVFMGPGDLYEKIHGVRQEIATLKHLYAFENSEMIPSWTELFVAPSDAMRQRSAQVSPDDLFTIIYTSGTTGNPKGVMLTHSNVLNNVEAVRCVFPTDPGDRVLSFLPLAHVFERAGTFAFIMADLSIHFTGIDNLGGEDGDLQQVKPHFFTCVPRLLEKVYEKIYDRGSQLTGVKKKLFFWSLDLTEKYAYDQPLSGWKAWVADRLIFSKWREALGGNVKGIVTGAAPCPQKILQVFSAAGIPVREAYGLTEASPGISINLFEPYHALIGTVGPVLDNVEVRIESDDSSYPDGTGEVLISGPNVMQGYYKNLPATQAVLEKIGGKTWLRTGDVGTMVTNDQGIQFLKITDRKKELFKTSGGKYVAPAPIESRFKEDPFIEQIMVVGDQQRFVSAIILPARENLLHWAGKHGLEDLTYQELLAHPQVLALFSTNIDRINHHFSHTEQIKQFILSDDTWEIVKSDGTAGELTPTLKLKRRVILDKYRQQIEAIYA, from the coding sequence ATGAAAGCCAGCTCCCGATTATTTGATCTTCTTTACCAACAGAAAGAACGCTTTCCACTTGAGCTATGCATGGGCGAAAAGGTAGAAGGTAAGTGGACCTTCTATTCCACCGAACAAGTTATTCTGAAGGCCGAGTCCCTGGCATCAGGAATGATTGCTGCAGGATGGCCTGCTGGTTCCCGTATCGGTATCGTTACCTACCAGAATTGCCCAGCCTGGACCATAACCGATCTTGCCATTCAAATGGCTGGCATGGTCTCCATACCATTATATCCCACCATCAGTCCGCGCGAATATGCGTACATCCTCAAGGAAGCAGAAGTCATCGCCGTCTTTATGGGACCCGGTGATCTGTATGAAAAGATCCATGGCGTCCGCCAGGAAATCGCTACGCTGAAGCACTTGTATGCGTTTGAAAACAGCGAGATGATCCCTTCCTGGACAGAATTATTTGTGGCTCCATCCGATGCCATGCGACAACGTAGTGCACAGGTCTCACCGGATGATCTTTTTACCATCATTTATACTTCGGGCACAACCGGAAATCCGAAAGGCGTTATGCTTACCCATTCCAATGTGCTCAATAATGTAGAGGCAGTCAGATGTGTTTTTCCGACGGATCCGGGGGACCGGGTGCTAAGCTTCTTACCACTAGCGCATGTTTTTGAACGCGCGGGAACATTTGCCTTTATCATGGCTGACCTTTCCATTCATTTTACGGGAATCGATAATCTGGGTGGAGAAGATGGGGACCTGCAGCAGGTAAAACCCCACTTTTTTACGTGTGTACCCCGACTGCTGGAAAAAGTATATGAAAAAATATATGACCGTGGCAGCCAATTGACCGGCGTCAAGAAGAAACTCTTTTTCTGGTCTCTCGATTTGACTGAAAAATATGCCTATGATCAACCCCTGTCCGGTTGGAAAGCCTGGGTTGCAGACCGGTTGATCTTTTCCAAATGGCGCGAAGCCCTGGGTGGAAATGTGAAAGGCATCGTGACTGGAGCGGCGCCATGTCCTCAGAAGATACTCCAGGTATTTTCTGCTGCCGGTATTCCCGTCCGGGAGGCCTATGGACTGACCGAAGCATCCCCTGGCATCAGCATTAATTTATTTGAGCCTTACCATGCATTGATCGGCACGGTGGGCCCGGTACTGGACAATGTCGAGGTCCGGATTGAATCCGATGACAGCAGTTATCCGGACGGTACCGGCGAAGTGCTGATTAGTGGTCCGAATGTCATGCAGGGGTATTACAAAAATCTACCTGCTACCCAGGCCGTCCTGGAAAAAATCGGTGGTAAGACCTGGTTGCGAACCGGTGACGTCGGCACCATGGTCACCAATGACCAGGGTATTCAATTTCTGAAAATTACCGACCGGAAGAAAGAATTGTTCAAAACATCCGGCGGCAAATATGTCGCTCCGGCGCCAATCGAATCCCGGTTTAAAGAAGACCCATTCATCGAACAAATCATGGTCGTGGGGGACCAGCAGCGATTTGTTTCTGCCATTATCCTGCCGGCACGCGAGAACCTGTTGCATTGGGCCGGCAAACACGGGCTGGAAGATTTAACCTACCAAGAATTGCTAGCCCATCCTCAGGTGCTGGCACTGTTTTCGACGAACATTGACCGGATCAACCATCATTTCAGCCACACCGAACAGATCAAACAATTTATTCTCAGTGATGATACCTGGGAAATCGTAAAATCCGATGGCACAGCGGGAGAGCTAACGCCAACATTAAAATTAAAACGGCGGGTTATTCTGGATAAATACCGGCAACAGATCGAGGCAATATATGCATGA
- the mnmG gene encoding tRNA uridine-5-carboxymethylaminomethyl(34) synthesis enzyme MnmG encodes MFIEYDVIVVGAGHAGCEAAVAAANMGSKVLLVTMNMQTIAQMSCNPAMGGVAKGQIVREVDALGGYSGIVTDRTMIQFRMLNRSKGPAMWSPRAQSDRMAFAAEWRSMLEAHPNIDFWQEMVNGLILKDGRARGVRTGLGLEIPAKAVVLTNGTFLNGIIHIGEKQFGGGRAGEKAATGITEQLIEIGFEHGRMKTGTPPRIDGRSLNYEAMEVQEGDIPPGRFSYTETPELENQMVCHVTYTSQEVHDLLRSGFDRSPMFNGRIQGRGPRYCPSIEDKIDRFSDRDRHQLFVEPEGRNTCEIYVNGFSSSLPEDVQYKALRKVPGFEHCKMFRPGYAIEYDYFPPTQLALSLETHRIKNLFFAGQINGTTGYEEAACQGLIAGINAHQAIRGEEPLILRRSDAYIGVLIDDLINKGTSEPYRMFTSRAEYRILLRQDNADLRLTPRVAAIGMHNLDHRLERAASKEAAADEITTYFNRVSIEPGSINAILETHGTAGLKQSVKMINLLLRPQISMSILRSHIPSLETFLQTFDQESIDLAEVNMKYEGYIQKERELVEKMNRLEEVFLPDLNYHNISSLSTEAREKLTRIKPRTIGQASRISGVSPADISVLLVHVGR; translated from the coding sequence GTGTTTATCGAATATGATGTCATCGTAGTAGGTGCCGGCCATGCAGGCTGTGAGGCAGCCGTAGCAGCAGCCAATATGGGATCAAAAGTCCTGCTCGTAACCATGAACATGCAGACCATCGCGCAGATGTCCTGTAATCCGGCCATGGGTGGCGTGGCTAAAGGTCAGATCGTCCGCGAGGTGGATGCCCTGGGTGGCTATTCCGGGATAGTCACGGACCGGACGATGATCCAGTTTCGTATGCTTAACCGCTCAAAAGGGCCGGCGATGTGGAGCCCGAGAGCACAAAGCGACCGGATGGCCTTTGCAGCAGAGTGGCGGTCTATGCTCGAAGCGCATCCCAACATCGATTTCTGGCAGGAAATGGTCAACGGGCTGATCCTGAAAGACGGTCGCGCCCGCGGAGTCCGTACCGGATTAGGTCTGGAGATACCGGCGAAGGCTGTTGTCCTGACCAACGGTACCTTCCTGAACGGGATCATCCACATTGGTGAAAAGCAGTTTGGCGGAGGCCGCGCCGGTGAAAAGGCCGCAACAGGGATAACCGAACAATTGATTGAAATTGGGTTTGAACACGGACGGATGAAAACCGGCACACCACCGCGGATCGACGGACGCAGCCTCAATTATGAAGCGATGGAGGTGCAGGAAGGCGATATCCCTCCCGGTAGATTTTCGTATACCGAGACGCCGGAACTGGAAAACCAGATGGTTTGCCATGTGACCTACACCAGTCAGGAAGTGCATGACCTGCTGCGGTCGGGATTTGACCGGTCACCGATGTTTAATGGACGCATCCAGGGTCGTGGCCCGCGCTATTGTCCGAGTATTGAAGACAAGATAGACCGGTTTTCAGATCGTGACCGCCATCAACTGTTCGTCGAGCCGGAAGGCCGGAATACCTGTGAGATCTATGTGAACGGGTTTTCGTCCTCTCTACCGGAAGACGTTCAGTATAAAGCCCTGCGTAAAGTGCCGGGATTTGAACATTGTAAAATGTTTCGACCGGGCTATGCCATCGAATACGATTACTTCCCGCCAACCCAATTGGCGTTAAGCCTGGAGACTCACCGGATCAAAAACCTGTTTTTTGCCGGGCAGATCAATGGGACCACCGGATATGAAGAAGCGGCATGTCAGGGCCTGATCGCCGGTATCAATGCCCATCAGGCGATCCGGGGAGAGGAACCGCTGATCCTCAGACGGTCAGATGCATATATCGGCGTTCTGATTGATGACCTGATTAATAAAGGCACATCGGAACCCTACCGGATGTTTACATCCCGGGCAGAATACCGGATCCTGCTACGGCAGGATAATGCTGATCTGCGCCTGACTCCCAGGGTGGCAGCTATTGGTATGCATAACCTGGATCACCGCCTCGAAAGGGCCGCCTCCAAAGAAGCGGCAGCAGATGAAATCACCACCTATTTTAACCGGGTGAGCATTGAACCCGGGTCTATCAATGCCATTCTGGAAACACACGGTACGGCCGGATTAAAACAGTCGGTGAAAATGATCAACCTGTTGCTGAGGCCCCAGATCAGTATGAGCATTCTGCGAAGCCATATACCATCCCTGGAAACGTTCCTGCAGACTTTCGATCAGGAAAGCATCGACCTGGCAGAAGTGAACATGAAATACGAAGGGTACATTCAGAAGGAACGTGAACTGGTTGAAAAAATGAATCGTCTGGAAGAAGTTTTTCTACCGGATCTCAATTATCACAACATTTCCTCCTTATCTACGGAAGCACGGGAAAAGCTTACACGCATCAAACCGCGAACCATAGGGCAAGCCAGTCGCATAAGTGGCGTGTCCCCCGCGGATATTTCAGTACTTTTAGTCCATGTAGGCAGATAA
- a CDS encoding TonB-dependent receptor, protein MQKQMLDTDQKALEINLDESIYGTFAEIGAGQEVARHFFKVGAAAGTIAKTMSAYDKIYSDEIYGIEHSGRYVCEARVNKMLDHEYVLMEERLQKHMPDRNFFVFADTVAALNYSRTISGNGWMGVRFQLSPTGRPNDLVIHVKMLDNDTQLQQAAIGILGVNLIYACYYYNHDPELLVRSLNDSLEGRVVIDMIRLEGPDFVHVDNRLLCLLLVKFGLTEVSIFGANGQSKHASEFLYKKSVMVVRGNFRPPTLVTVDVFMAGFAQFLKEPEVEGHAAALLAELTLDNLEVDGNISYQDFLDRAESLCELGHPVIISNCSNHQCLINYLADYKINKLGLVIGVRELLEIINQKYHANRDGRLLVAFGELFTRNIRIYAYPVQEEDSGEIITGKNLPVPDGIKFLYQYLLDSQHIVDIEEFNADLLPIYPNTVLEMIETGDNAWMKMVPDRLAQLIIDKNLFHHEHPDFTFSN, encoded by the coding sequence ATGCAAAAACAAATGCTGGACACCGACCAGAAGGCTCTGGAGATCAATCTGGATGAATCGATTTACGGTACGTTTGCTGAGATTGGCGCAGGGCAGGAAGTGGCCAGGCATTTTTTTAAAGTCGGAGCCGCCGCCGGTACCATTGCCAAGACCATGTCGGCGTACGACAAGATTTATTCGGACGAGATCTATGGTATTGAACACAGTGGTCGGTATGTGTGTGAAGCCCGGGTTAACAAGATGCTGGATCACGAATATGTCCTGATGGAGGAACGCCTGCAGAAGCATATGCCGGATCGCAACTTCTTCGTTTTCGCGGACACGGTAGCTGCCCTGAACTATTCCCGGACGATCTCCGGTAACGGGTGGATGGGTGTACGTTTCCAACTAAGTCCCACCGGCAGGCCAAATGACCTGGTTATTCACGTTAAAATGCTGGATAATGACACCCAGTTGCAACAAGCCGCTATCGGTATACTGGGGGTGAATCTGATTTATGCCTGTTATTATTACAATCACGACCCGGAATTACTGGTACGCAGCCTGAATGACAGCCTGGAAGGTCGGGTTGTCATTGACATGATCCGGCTGGAGGGGCCAGACTTCGTCCATGTCGACAACCGGCTCCTCTGCCTCTTGCTGGTTAAATTTGGTCTTACCGAAGTTTCCATCTTCGGGGCCAATGGACAGAGCAAACATGCATCGGAATTTCTCTACAAGAAATCGGTCATGGTCGTCCGGGGTAATTTCCGGCCACCCACACTGGTAACTGTAGATGTTTTCATGGCCGGCTTTGCCCAGTTTTTAAAGGAACCGGAAGTAGAGGGACACGCTGCCGCCTTATTGGCCGAACTCACACTGGACAATCTGGAAGTCGATGGCAACATCTCTTACCAGGATTTCCTCGACCGTGCCGAATCCCTGTGCGAGCTGGGTCATCCCGTGATCATATCGAATTGCAGCAACCATCAATGCCTGATCAACTACCTGGCGGATTACAAGATCAATAAGCTGGGATTGGTCATCGGAGTACGGGAGCTCCTTGAAATCATCAATCAAAAATATCATGCCAACCGCGATGGCCGTTTGCTGGTCGCTTTTGGTGAATTATTCACTCGCAATATCCGCATCTATGCCTACCCTGTTCAAGAAGAAGACTCCGGTGAAATCATTACCGGTAAAAACCTGCCGGTTCCGGACGGAATCAAATTCCTGTACCAGTATCTGCTGGATTCCCAGCATATTGTGGATATAGAAGAATTTAATGCCGATCTGCTGCCTATTTATCCCAATACGGTCCTGGAGATGATCGAAACAGGTGATAATGCCTGGATGAAAATGGTGCCGGACCGGTTGGCTCAACTGATCATAGACAAAAACCTTTTCCACCATGAACACCCGGATTTTACCTTTTCCAACTAG
- a CDS encoding M15 family metallopeptidase, translating into MNTRILPFPTRLFRSPLSAIILSIAGIAACANHTPEDKPQDLPIAAVDSIPPIDSQELFYITGHFEPSQNPDFALIPEKYASRSGMYLRKETLAAFTRMYDSAMQDGVQLRIISATRNFNTQKEIWEAKWTGERLVEDGRNLAKTTPDPVERALTILRYSSMPGTSRHHWGSDMDLNNLTNEYFAQGEGLKIYTWLQQNAPSFGFCQPYTAHDSIRPTGYQEEKWHWSYLPVAQPLTKQAEYHLSDDMINGFLGAETADSIHVVLNYVLGVNPQCKQLPE; encoded by the coding sequence ATGAACACCCGGATTTTACCTTTTCCAACTAGGCTGTTCCGCTCCCCCCTTTCAGCCATTATTCTGTCCATCGCCGGCATCGCAGCCTGTGCAAACCATACTCCGGAGGACAAACCTCAGGATCTGCCCATAGCTGCGGTGGATTCCATACCCCCGATCGACAGCCAGGAGCTCTTCTACATTACCGGTCACTTTGAGCCCTCACAAAATCCGGATTTTGCCCTGATTCCCGAAAAGTATGCTTCCCGTTCCGGAATGTATCTGCGCAAAGAAACGCTAGCTGCTTTTACCAGGATGTATGACTCAGCCATGCAGGATGGTGTCCAGCTGCGCATCATTTCCGCTACCCGGAATTTCAACACCCAAAAAGAAATCTGGGAAGCCAAATGGACCGGTGAACGACTGGTAGAAGATGGACGCAATTTGGCTAAAACCACGCCCGATCCGGTCGAAAGGGCCCTGACCATCCTTCGTTATTCCAGTATGCCCGGCACATCAAGGCACCACTGGGGAAGTGATATGGATCTCAACAATCTGACAAACGAATATTTTGCGCAGGGGGAGGGACTGAAAATCTACACCTGGCTGCAGCAAAACGCACCTTCATTTGGTTTCTGTCAACCTTATACCGCTCATGATTCCATCCGTCCTACCGGTTATCAGGAAGAAAAGTGGCACTGGTCTTATCTGCCAGTAGCTCAACCCCTGACAAAACAGGCTGAATACCATCTCTCCGATGATATGATCAATGGTTTTCTGGGTGCGGAAACCGCAGATTCAATCCATGTTGTGCTGAATTATGTTCTGGGGGTCAATCCACAGTGCAAGCAGTTACCAGAATAG
- a CDS encoding carboxypeptidase regulatory-like domain-containing protein translates to MANKYLIRFLLWVFPGILLAQGVPVQGFVYEDLIEAPVAGALIYVDGYYATTTNGYGGFEIADILPGRHRLRIEANGYQTYLETEWWIEAGKSKQFQFYIQPLTVTGDTVFIKDYRLDQLMQRNTVISVEEIDRFPASFNDPARLINTLPGVSTANDQANHAIIRGHSPNDMAWYLEGLEIINPNHLTNAGTPSDKPSLNGGGVNMISAQLMDRADFYAGGLPPNLGNALAGGINMELRPGNLEKFQYTAQAGLLGLDIAAEGPVVRDRVSILANYRYSTLGLLSALGVNLGDEIITFQDASLHTFIQLPRGHIKLFGMWGNSSNLFDGTTKDTIETFKDLYRIEYTNTVGIGGLVWQQLLGNRSLLRMGLVYSAIDAYRDASQVKGDILPINFDHDVLKQSKLSLLTEWSWQANETHSLQIGLQANDHQFDGFSIDADLTKTALWQVAPYAQYQMQRDRWHVLAALRTPVVQGNGLTPEPRIEVTYKPVNGHQLSASLQRQTQLHHPVVYLFHTQNPEPADSWHYQLSYQYAWKSDRYVQLNGYIQTMDNLLTVASPLSYLEQQSSLNWFEDIPYGTYIPNSTAKISGIEAIFQQFLLRYWYYLVNASVFDVKFRNLEEPYATGRFDQRYVAHATAGKEWKWEGSKKNHTLGVNVHLQQSGGLREPDIDLTTSRNLHRTVYDYAAGYVNALPAYFKTDLRVYWRRSTSRYSSLLSLDIQNLTNARNEAYHYYDFYFDRISTQYQLGLIPIISYKLFW, encoded by the coding sequence TTGGCAAATAAGTACCTCATACGATTCCTCCTCTGGGTTTTCCCGGGGATTCTGTTGGCACAGGGCGTCCCGGTGCAGGGTTTTGTGTATGAAGATCTGATCGAAGCGCCGGTAGCCGGAGCTCTCATCTATGTGGATGGCTATTATGCTACCACGACTAATGGCTATGGGGGCTTCGAAATAGCCGATATTCTGCCGGGCAGACACCGCCTGCGAATAGAAGCCAATGGATATCAAACCTACCTGGAGACCGAGTGGTGGATTGAAGCAGGCAAGTCAAAGCAATTCCAATTTTATATCCAGCCACTGACGGTAACCGGAGATACGGTATTCATCAAAGATTACCGGCTGGATCAGCTGATGCAGCGAAATACGGTCATTTCGGTGGAGGAAATCGATAGGTTCCCGGCATCTTTCAATGATCCGGCAAGACTGATCAATACATTGCCCGGCGTATCAACAGCCAACGATCAGGCCAACCATGCCATCATCCGCGGACATTCACCGAATGATATGGCCTGGTATCTGGAAGGCCTGGAGATTATTAATCCCAACCACCTGACCAATGCAGGAACGCCGTCCGACAAGCCTTCACTGAACGGCGGCGGGGTCAATATGATTAGTGCTCAGTTGATGGACCGGGCCGACTTTTATGCCGGTGGGCTTCCACCCAACCTGGGCAACGCCCTTGCCGGAGGCATTAATATGGAGTTGCGTCCCGGCAACCTCGAGAAATTCCAGTACACAGCACAAGCCGGACTATTGGGTCTTGATATCGCTGCTGAAGGACCGGTGGTCCGCGATCGTGTTTCAATATTGGCCAATTACCGCTACAGCACACTTGGCCTGCTATCCGCTCTCGGCGTTAACCTGGGTGATGAGATCATTACATTCCAGGATGCCAGCCTCCATACCTTCATCCAATTGCCCCGCGGACACATCAAATTGTTCGGTATGTGGGGGAATAGTTCCAACCTTTTTGATGGTACAACTAAAGATACCATTGAAACCTTCAAGGATCTCTACCGGATCGAATACACCAATACCGTAGGGATCGGGGGATTGGTCTGGCAGCAATTGCTGGGAAACCGGTCACTATTGCGGATGGGGTTGGTTTATTCGGCAATAGACGCCTACCGTGATGCTTCCCAGGTCAAAGGGGATATCCTGCCGATCAATTTTGATCACGATGTCCTGAAGCAATCCAAACTCAGCCTTCTCACAGAATGGTCCTGGCAAGCCAATGAAACCCATTCGCTGCAGATTGGACTTCAGGCCAATGATCACCAATTTGATGGTTTTTCGATTGATGCCGATCTGACCAAAACAGCTCTTTGGCAGGTAGCGCCGTACGCTCAATACCAAATGCAACGGGACCGCTGGCATGTGCTGGCAGCCTTAAGGACACCGGTGGTTCAGGGAAATGGACTTACGCCCGAGCCCCGGATCGAAGTTACTTATAAACCCGTTAATGGGCATCAGCTGTCGGCATCCTTGCAGCGTCAGACCCAGCTTCACCATCCGGTAGTATATCTGTTTCATACCCAGAACCCGGAGCCGGCAGACAGCTGGCATTATCAATTATCGTATCAGTATGCCTGGAAGTCCGATCGTTATGTCCAGCTGAATGGCTATATCCAGACCATGGATAATTTATTGACCGTCGCCTCACCGTTATCCTATCTGGAGCAACAATCGTCCTTAAACTGGTTTGAGGATATTCCCTATGGCACCTATATACCAAATTCTACAGCAAAAATTTCTGGAATAGAAGCTATATTCCAGCAATTTCTTCTGCGTTATTGGTATTATTTAGTTAATGCCAGCGTTTTTGACGTAAAATTCAGAAATCTGGAGGAACCGTATGCTACAGGACGCTTTGATCAGCGCTATGTAGCCCATGCTACCGCAGGGAAAGAATGGAAATGGGAAGGATCTAAAAAGAACCACACATTGGGGGTAAATGTCCACCTGCAGCAGAGTGGCGGCCTGCGTGAACCGGATATCGATCTTACGACATCCCGTAACTTACACCGGACGGTTTACGATTATGCTGCAGGTTATGTAAATGCTTTACCAGCCTATTTCAAAACAGACCTCCGGGTTTATTGGCGCAGAAGCACATCCCGGTACAGCAGTTTACTTTCACTGGATATTCAGAACCTTACCAATGCCAGGAATGAAGCCTACCATTACTACGATTTCTATTTCGATCGAATCAGCACGCAGTACCAGTTGGGTTTGATACCCATCATCAGCTACAAACTATTCTGGTAA
- a CDS encoding sugar phosphate isomerase/epimerase, with protein MKTIKGPAIFLAQFAGDKPPHDTLDHLCKWAADYGYKGIQIPTWVSALIDLEKAATSQSYCDDLKGKVQSYGLEITELSTHLQGQLVAVHKAYDELFDGFAPKEVHGNPKARQAWAVQQLLWAAKASSNLGLNAHVTFSGALIWPYMYPWPQRPAGLVDQAFKELANRWTPILNAYEDAGIDLCYEIHPGEDLHDGITWEMFREATGNHPRVNILYDPSHFVLQQLDYLQFIDIYHPYIKMFHVKDAEFNATGRAGVYGGYQGWVDRPGRFRSLGDGQVDFVGIFSKLTQYGYDGWAVLEWECCIKDSEQGAEEGAIFIQNHIIEVARKAFDDFADSGVDQALLDRIIGK; from the coding sequence ATGAAAACCATTAAAGGCCCTGCCATTTTTCTTGCCCAGTTTGCCGGCGATAAGCCACCCCATGATACGCTTGATCATTTGTGCAAGTGGGCGGCAGATTACGGCTATAAAGGCATCCAGATACCCACCTGGGTTAGTGCACTGATCGATCTGGAAAAAGCGGCGACATCCCAAAGTTATTGCGATGATCTGAAAGGCAAGGTCCAATCCTATGGGTTGGAAATAACTGAACTGTCTACCCATTTACAGGGTCAGCTGGTAGCCGTGCACAAAGCATATGACGAACTTTTTGACGGGTTTGCACCAAAGGAAGTGCATGGAAATCCCAAGGCTCGTCAGGCATGGGCTGTTCAGCAGCTTCTGTGGGCGGCTAAAGCCAGTAGTAATTTAGGATTGAATGCACATGTGACCTTCTCCGGTGCGCTGATATGGCCCTACATGTACCCCTGGCCTCAGCGTCCAGCCGGTTTGGTGGATCAGGCATTCAAAGAACTTGCCAACCGGTGGACTCCCATCCTGAATGCCTATGAAGATGCAGGTATTGATCTATGCTACGAGATCCATCCGGGTGAGGACCTTCATGACGGTATCACCTGGGAGATGTTTCGCGAGGCTACCGGAAATCATCCACGCGTCAATATCCTGTATGATCCCAGCCATTTTGTCCTGCAGCAATTGGATTACTTACAGTTTATAGACATTTACCACCCCTACATCAAGATGTTTCACGTCAAAGATGCCGAGTTCAATGCAACGGGCAGAGCCGGCGTATACGGCGGCTATCAGGGGTGGGTGGACCGCCCGGGCCGTTTCCGTTCGCTCGGTGACGGACAGGTCGATTTCGTCGGGATCTTCAGTAAGCTGACGCAGTACGGATACGACGGATGGGCGGTCCTTGAATGGGAATGCTGCATCAAAGACAGTGAGCAGGGTGCGGAAGAAGGAGCTATTTTTATCCAGAATCACATCATCGAAGTAGCCAGGAAGGCATTTGATGATTTTGCGGATTCAGGTGTAGACCAGGCATTATTGGACCGGATCATTGGCAAATAA
- a CDS encoding GHMP kinase, whose amino-acid sequence MYRANGKLLVTAEYAVLEGAQALALPTKLGQRFKVKEQSRGYDLVWKALDEHGKTWYEGKFSLYDFSCIQSTDDKISKTLRKLLKACCQQNSDFLSNWKGYQVVSNLEFSRDWGLGSSSTLIYFLAEWADINPYVLLFDSLGGSGYDVACAGAEGPILYTLGEDALSIDHLDHDLPSARYLYFIHTGKKQDTEEAVKQYRKQSRKSGWIEQINALTQAMVAVKDYQELNRIVTEHESILGEQLAMTPIKEHQFADYWGAIKSLGAWGGDFIMATSDRPGEETAAYFRTKGLQVCLPYEKIIL is encoded by the coding sequence GTGTATAGAGCGAACGGAAAACTCTTGGTTACTGCGGAGTACGCAGTATTGGAAGGAGCGCAGGCGCTAGCCTTGCCCACCAAGCTTGGACAGCGGTTCAAGGTTAAAGAACAAAGCAGGGGATATGACCTGGTCTGGAAGGCCCTCGATGAACATGGCAAGACCTGGTATGAAGGCAAATTCTCCCTGTACGATTTCTCCTGCATTCAGTCTACCGACGACAAAATCAGCAAAACACTACGAAAACTACTGAAGGCCTGCTGCCAGCAGAATTCGGATTTTTTATCCAACTGGAAAGGATACCAGGTGGTGAGCAATCTGGAGTTTTCACGGGACTGGGGACTGGGCTCAAGCTCGACCCTGATCTATTTTCTCGCTGAATGGGCAGATATCAATCCGTATGTCCTGCTATTTGACTCACTGGGCGGGTCCGGATATGATGTGGCTTGTGCCGGAGCTGAAGGCCCCATCCTCTATACGCTGGGGGAGGACGCACTCTCCATCGATCACCTGGATCATGACCTGCCTTCAGCCCGCTACCTCTACTTTATTCACACCGGCAAAAAACAGGACACCGAAGAAGCGGTAAAACAATACCGTAAACAATCCCGTAAGTCCGGATGGATCGAGCAAATCAACGCCCTGACCCAGGCTATGGTTGCCGTGAAGGATTACCAGGAGCTGAACCGGATAGTGACCGAACATGAAAGCATTTTAGGCGAGCAGCTGGCGATGACCCCGATTAAGGAACATCAGTTCGCCGATTACTGGGGGGCTATCAAGTCCCTGGGCGCCTGGGGCGGCGATTTCATCATGGCTACCAGTGACCGGCCGGGTGAAGAAACTGCTGCGTACTTCAGAACGAAAGGCTTGCAGGTATGCCTCCCCTATGAAAAAATCATCCTGTAG